One region of Jatrophihabitans cynanchi genomic DNA includes:
- a CDS encoding acetyl-CoA C-acetyltransferase, translating to MTEAFVYDAVRTPRGRGKNTGSLHGTKPISLLTGLIAEVLARNPGIDRQAVEDVILGVVTPVGEQGADIARTAALAAGFRTSGAGLQLNRFCASGLEAVNIAAQKVRSGWEDLLFAGGVESMSRVPMGSDGGAWAQDPETAYDTGFVPQGVGADLIATIEGFSRADVDTFAAESQTRAAKAIADGAFARSVIPVRDLNGEIVLDHDEFVRPGTTPESLAGLKPSFEGIGEMGGFDAVALQKYHWVEKINHVHHAGNSSGIVDGAGLVVVGSERAGTDFGLTPRARVVATGVVGSEPTIMLTGPVPSAQKALAKAGLDVTDIDLFEVNEAFAAVVMKFMKDLKVPHEKVNVNGGAIAMGHPLGATGSMILGTLIDELERRDLRYGLATLCVGGGMGVATIVERVA from the coding sequence ATGACCGAAGCGTTCGTCTATGACGCCGTGCGCACGCCGCGCGGGCGTGGCAAGAACACCGGGTCGCTGCACGGCACCAAGCCGATCTCGCTGCTGACCGGGCTGATTGCCGAAGTACTGGCCCGCAACCCGGGCATCGACCGGCAGGCCGTCGAAGACGTGATCCTCGGCGTCGTCACCCCGGTGGGCGAGCAGGGCGCCGACATCGCGCGCACCGCCGCCCTGGCGGCCGGCTTTCGCACCTCCGGTGCCGGGCTGCAGCTGAACCGGTTCTGCGCCTCCGGCCTCGAGGCCGTGAACATCGCCGCGCAGAAGGTCCGCTCGGGCTGGGAGGACCTGCTGTTCGCCGGCGGCGTCGAGTCGATGTCCCGCGTGCCGATGGGTTCGGACGGCGGCGCGTGGGCGCAGGACCCGGAGACCGCGTACGACACCGGCTTCGTCCCGCAGGGGGTGGGCGCCGACCTGATCGCCACCATCGAGGGTTTCAGCCGCGCCGACGTGGACACCTTCGCCGCCGAGTCGCAGACCCGCGCGGCGAAGGCGATCGCCGACGGCGCCTTCGCCCGTTCGGTGATCCCGGTCCGCGACCTCAACGGCGAGATCGTGCTGGACCACGACGAGTTCGTGCGCCCCGGAACCACGCCGGAGTCCCTCGCCGGGCTCAAGCCGTCGTTCGAGGGCATCGGCGAGATGGGCGGCTTCGACGCGGTCGCCCTGCAGAAGTACCACTGGGTCGAGAAGATCAACCACGTGCACCACGCCGGAAACTCCTCCGGCATCGTCGACGGCGCCGGGCTGGTCGTGGTCGGCAGCGAGCGCGCCGGCACCGACTTCGGGCTGACCCCGCGCGCCCGCGTGGTCGCCACCGGCGTCGTGGGCAGCGAACCGACGATCATGCTGACCGGGCCCGTCCCGTCCGCGCAGAAGGCGCTGGCCAAGGCCGGGCTGGACGTCACCGACATCGACCTGTTCGAGGTCAACGAGGCGTTCGCCGCGGTGGTCATGAAGTTCATGAAGGACCTGAAGGTGCCGCACGAGAAGGTGAACGTGAACGGCGGTGCCATCGCGATGGGCCACCCGCTCGGCGCCACCGGGTCGATGATCCTCGGCACCTTGATCGACGAGTTGGAACGCCGCGACCTGCGGTACGGGCTGGCCACGCTCTGCGTGGGCGGCGGCATGGGCGTGGCGACGATTGTGGAGCGTGTGGCATGA